The window GAAATAAGTGCTTTTTAGTTGATTACATTGTCTCTCCACTCATCTTTTTTTTGAGAGTACTTATATAACTTTTGCCTACTGgaaaagattaagaaaaatattttttaaatatagttttgaGAGGCCaattatatatactttttatttgatttcatgATTCCTTAGCATACCAGATTTGTGCACATATAGGTATATAATTAAGTTATTAAGCAACATTTCTGGGTTATGGGCTATTGAGATGACTTGATAGATAAAGGCAttggccaccaagcctgacgacATGAATTTGATATCTGGAACCTACATGGTAGAGAGAACTATATCCTAGAGGTTGACGTCTGgcctccccacacacaccatggcatgcaCCACATATGGATCCcccaaatgaataaatgtaactTAAAAATCCAGGTTCTAAATAATCTACATTTCCCATTACATCGCTGTTTACTTCTCGTGTTAATGAAAACTCTGTCCATGTGTCTGAGTGGGAAATATGATGAGTAATCAGTgatacaaatgaaaatatatgaGCCAATCACAGTTACTATCGATTACATACATTCTATTACAATTTCTAGTGATTGGGAAGAAAGGAGGCACTGGTCTCTAAGGATGTATTACATTAAGGTAATTTACACAGAAAAAACTTGGTGTAATTTTTAGACCACAATATTTTATGATAATCACTTAGAAATTCAGGACTAGCCAACCTTTGAAACAGTTAATCATCTTTGGCATCTACATTCTAATAATGTCTACAAACTTTCAAAAGCAAACTATGACATCTAAACCCGCCATATAGAGATCTCTTCCCCATACTGTAGCAGAGCTGTGTAAAAACAGGTTTCAAGAGAATTGAATACTAGTTTCTATCGTCTTTGGAGAGTGATTGCTGGGGAATTTTCCAATTTGAGCTGCCCTTCTCAGAGAAAGGAAAATCTGAGGTGACCTTATTTCAGCCATTTCAATCGGCGAAGGTATATCTTCATCTAGAGGTAAGGTATCAAAGCTTTCTTCTCCATAGGAGCCCAAGTTAACGTCAACAGTTAAGCTATTGACAGTTTGGTACAGTGAAGAAAGTTCATCACGGAGGAGGCTGGTGGAAGTTCTATTCagagacagatgctgttccaagCCAACTGCAGAGTGATTTCTACTCTGACTCTGAGACCTGTGATGGAGGGCATCTTCCAGATCCTTATTTGGTTGGCCATGTTCTTGACTCTCAGCAACAGATACATTTACTTGACTGGAAGAAGAAATGACGgttggaagagaaaagagagacgtCGTTAGACTTGGTGGGTAAGACGATCTGTCAACAGTCCAGTGGCCTGAGGAAACGGGTTTTGTTTCCAGACTTGGAAAGCATCTACTGCCATGTACGGGATCAGAGAAGCTTATACGTTTTTGAGTATCCGTATTAGTTGACCTTCTAGAAAAGCCTTGAAGTTCATTTGCATGAGGCAGGTTCAGACTACCTTGTGGGTTATCACAGCTAATGCTATCCCTGTGACAGGAAACTATACTCAGCTTGCGGGATGAAAAAGGTTTTCGAGATTTAATGAGAGTAAAGTGATCTGAGGAGTTCGTGGTAGTGGAAGTTACGTCTTCCTGAGAATCAAAGTTAACTCTGCTTTGCTGTCGCTTGCTCTTTCGGAATCTCTGCAGTAGAGTGTGTCTTCCTTTACACGGAAGTAAGTCATTAGCCACACTTGAGGAAGAGACTTTTCTACCCATTTTACATGTTGAAGAAGGACGACATGTTATGAGACCCAGAGCCACTTTTGGTTGTAAAGTACGAGAGCATTCGTGATACACGCACTGTGGAGTAACTTGATGTTCGCTATTTGGTTGGAAACACCGGTTCTTTTTCCAGCAGCTAGAAAGAAGGGGGCCAAATggagaagaaaaagcaaacaaggaGCTGAATGGAGACCTAGCAACCTTTCTAAAGAACAGTATCTACCGTACCAATGGGAAACAACGGTAATTAGAAAATGGTGTGGCTAAGCTTAATGGCCACACAGGGGTCTCCAAAAGAATGCACAGAAAGGAAGGTTATCTCCTTACAAGAGCCCGCCCACTCCGCTGAAGCTCAGGGGTTGGGAAAGTGAAAGAATTACGGAAGTaggcagaaagacaaagaaagagaaacataaagTGACATCAGGCATAACAGGTGCCCAGAGAGTTAAAAcctctctctccgtgtctctgtctctgtctctgtctctgtctctgtctctctctgtctctccctccctccccacctcccccctctcttcccctacacacacagacacaccacagtATCTCTCTGAGACTATTAAACTTCCATTTTAAgggaattaactaaaacaaaccTATATTCCACTGACTAATTGCATTTTAACATATCTGCCATAGATGAAGCAAAAATCTCTCTGGGTTAGGAAGATGCTTCGACTAAACCCACAGATCTGCAGCTACTGTGGGAACTAAAGGCATCACTACCCGGGCTTTTTGGATACTTTCAACACTTTTTGGCACGCAAGACGTGACACGCGTGAAGTGCGTCTTGCTTTACTTTGCTTGTCTTTAAGGCATACCTTAAGCATTTTCCCATACTGAATTTAATCCAGAGTAAGTCTTTCCCTTCTAGGCCATCATTCATAAGACGTAAAATGCCCTGTGTAGGTGGAACAGGTCAGAAGACTGAATACTTAGGCTGCGCGTGGAGCTGCCATGGTAACAGCACAGAATGGAAGGACAGAGACTCTAGAACCTGCTGGCTTTGCTTTGGAGTAAAACCATTCTGTGGCCCCCCCTTTCTGAAGAGCTGCAGGGTCTATGGCTATGGAATGTGCATTCTGATTTCATTATGTTCAAGGAGTCAGCTGACAGATTAAGAGCCGAAAATGCAGTTAAGTGAAGGAGACAATAGgatttcttccagttctttcctggGGACGGCCTCTCGCCAGCAGTCTTCTACATCCCTGGTCTCCCACTCCTCCCTTCTCCACTAGAATGTTCTTTGCCCGATGCCTTTACATCCAGTGAAGTGGTAAAGCGACTCTTAAAGAACTTGTACTGAAGACAGACGAACCAGGGAGGGGACATTTAAAAAGCAGCACCTGCTTTTACAAAACACGTTTTTTGAGTCACAGCCATGGACTTACTGTCGGCAGTCATTTTCACAATCAGGTAAAGCTGGGTAGATGAGGCAGACCCTGGATCTCTTCACTCCCTAAGTCTTTGTGGAAAAGAAACCTCCTGACCCCCTTCTAGTGCATTTGATAcacttgc is drawn from Rattus norvegicus strain BN/NHsdMcwi chromosome 6, GRCr8, whole genome shotgun sequence and contains these coding sequences:
- the Rmdn2 gene encoding regulator of microtubule dynamics protein 2 isoform X1, translating into MNDGLEGKDLLWIKFSMGKCLSCWKKNRCFQPNSEHQVTPQCVYHECSRTLQPKVALGLITCRPSSTCKMGRKVSSSSVANDLLPCKGRHTLLQRFRKSKRQQSRVNFDSQEDVTSTTTNSSDHFTLIKSRKPFSSRKLSIVSCHRDSISCDNPQGSLNLPHANELQGFSRRSTNTDTQKRISFSDPVHGSRCFPSLETKPVSSGHWTVDRSSYPPSLTTSLFSLPTVISSSSQVNVSVAESQEHGQPNKDLEDALHHRSQSQSRNHSAVGLEQHLSLNRTSTSLLRDELSSLYQTVNSLTVDVNLGSYGEESFDTLPLDEDIPSPIEMAEIRYITANTDTEEQSFPVPKALNTHIEDLKLDVLLQKVDHLRLNEAHKMESFELLCDHKEKFSEEIEFLWRLVRAYGDMYDLSTNTQEKKHYANVGKTLGERAITRAPMNGHCHLWYALLCGYVSEFEGLQNKINCGHLFKKHLDIAIQLLPEEPVLYYLKGRYCYTVSKLSWIEKKMAATLFGEIPSSTVHEALHNFLKTEELQPGYSVSNYMYVAKCYVDLGESREAWKFCNLALLLPIVTKEDKDAHKEVKKIIGSLKRLRSPNVTFKSSVRRWSLSHHTCCSVKCIGPSTDSIPSASLSCDLKQHCLTSSFDVQ
- the Rmdn2 gene encoding regulator of microtubule dynamics protein 2 isoform X2, producing MNDGLEGKDLLWIKFSMGKCLSCWKKNRCFQPNSEHQVTPQCVYHECSRTLQPKVALGLITCRPSSTCKMGRKVSSSSVANDLLPCKGRHTLLQRFRKSKRQQSRVNFDSQEDVTSTTTNSSDHFTLIKSRKPFSSRKLSIVSCHRDSISCDNPQGSLNLPHANELQGFSRRSTNTDTQKRISFSDPVHGSRCFPSLETKPVSSGHWTVDRSSYPPSLTTSLFSLPTVISSSSQVNVSVAESQEHGQPNKDLEDALHHRSQSQSRNHSAVGLEQHLSLNRTSTSLLRDELSSLYQTVNSLTVDVNLGSYGEESFDTLPLDEDIPSPIEMAEIRYITANTDTEEQSFPVPKALNTHIEDLKLDVLLQKVDHLRLNEAHKMESFELLCDHKEKFSEEIEFLWRLVRAYGDMYDLSTNTQEKKHYANVGKTLGERAITRAPMNGHCHLWYALLCGYVSEFEGLQNKINCGHLFKKHLDIAIQLLPEEPVLYYLKGRYCYTVSKLSWIEKKMAATLFGEIPSSTVHEALHNFLKTEELQPGYSVSNYMYVAKCYVDLGESREAWKFCNLALLLPIVTKEDKDAHKEVKKIIGSLKRSSLAFYSHCTMRQIMFSEDSAYSNVSV
- the Rmdn2 gene encoding regulator of microtubule dynamics protein 2 isoform X3 yields the protein MNDGLEGKDLLWIKFSMGKCLSCWKKNRCFQPNSEHQVTPQCVYHECSRTLQPKVALGLITCRPSSTCKMGRKVSSSSVANDLLPCKGRHTLLQRFRKSKRQQSRVNFDSQEDVTSTTTNSSDHFTLIKSRKPFSSRKLSIVSCHRDSISCDNPQGSLNLPHANELQGFSRRSTNTDTQKRISFSDPVHGSRCFPSLETKPVSSGHWTVDRSSYPPSLTTSLFSLPTVISSSSQVNVSVAESQEHGQPNKDLEDALHHRSQSQSRNHSAVGLEQHLSLNRTSTSLLRDELSSLYQTVNSLTVDVNLGSYGEESFDTLPLDEDIPSPIEMAEIRYITANTDTEEQSFPVPKALNTHIEDLKLDVLLQKVDHLRLNEAHKMESFELLCDHKEKFSEEIEFLWRLVRAYGDMYDLSTNTQEKKHYANVGKTLGERAITRAPMNGHCHLWYALLCGYVSEFEGLQNKINCGHLFKKHLDIAIQLLPEEPVLYYLKGRYCYTVSKLSWIEKKMAATLFGEIPSSTVHEALHNFLKTEELQPGYSVSNYMYVAKCYVDLGESREAWKFCNLALLLPIVTKEDKDAHKEVKKIIGSLKRAFCTSSSS